The following coding sequences lie in one Sorghum bicolor cultivar BTx623 chromosome 6, Sorghum_bicolor_NCBIv3, whole genome shotgun sequence genomic window:
- the LOC8086479 gene encoding chloroplast envelope quinone oxidoreductase homolog — protein MADAAAAAAPTKTANIPTTMRAVQYDAYGGGATGLKHVEVPVPMAKKNELLLKLEAASINPVDWKIQKGLLQPFLPRKFPFIPVTDVAGVVADVGPGINGFQAGDQVVAMLNSLNGGGLAEYAVASENLTVKRPPEVSAAEGAGLPIAAGTALQVLRTIGAKFDGTGQPLNVLITAASGGVGLYAVQLAKLAGLHITATCGARNVELVKSLGADEVLDYRTPEGAILQSPSGKKYDGVVHCTVGISWSTFEPVLATNGRVIDITPNFTVFLKSALHKVTFAKKRLVPLLLSPNKADLEFLVGLLKDGNLKTLIDSRFPLSEVSKAWEKSIEGHATGKIIVEMVG, from the exons ATGGCtgatgctgccgccgccgccgcccccacGAAGACAGCGAACATCCCGACGACGATGCGGGCCGTGCAGTACGACGCCTATGGCGGGGGCGCCACGGGTCTCAAG CATGTGGAAGTTCCTGTCCCTATGGCCAAAAAGAATGAGCTTCTATTGAAACTGGAAGCAGCAAGCATCAATCCAGTGGACTGGAAGATACAGAAAGGGTTGTTGCAGCCTTTTCTGCCTCGTAAATTTCCTTTTATCCCAG TGACTGATGTGGCAGGAGTTGTGGCTGATGTTGGTCCAGGAATCAATGGATTCCAAGCCGGAGATCAAGTTGTTGCTATGCTCAACTCACTT AATGGAGGTGGACTTGCTGAGTATGCTGTGGCATCAGAAAATCTGACCGTCAAGAGGCCTCCCGAGGTATCTGCTGCTGAAGGCGCTGGGCTGCCCATTGCCGCTGGTACTGCGCTCCAGGTGCTTAGgaccatcggcgccaagttcgATGGTACTGGCCAGCCCTTAAACGTTCTGATCACCGCAGCATCAGGTGGTGTGGGTCTCTATGCCGTGCAGCTCGCAAAACTGGCTGGTCTCCACATCACTGCCACCTGTGGCGCACGTAACGTAGAGCTGGTGAAGAGCTTGGGCGCGGATGAGGTGCTTGACTACAGGACGCCAGAGGGTGCCATCCTGCAGAGCCCCTCAGGTAAGAAGTACGATGGCGTCGTCCACTGCACTGTCGGGATCAGCTGGTCAACGTTCGAGCCTGTGCTGGCCACCAACGGGAGGGTGATCGACATCACTCCAAACTTCACTGTGTTCCTCAAATCGGCGCTGCACAAGGTGACCTTCGCCAAGAAGCGGCTGGTGCCGCTGCTCCTGTCGCCCAACAAGGCAGACCTAGAGTTCCTGGTCGGGCTGCTGAAGGACGGCAACCTCAAGACGCTGATTGACTCGAGGTTCCCGCTGAGCGAGGTGAGCAAGGCGTGGGAGAAGAGCATCGAGGGCCATGCTACTGGAAAGATCATTGTCGAGATGGTAGGCTAA